In the genome of Globicephala melas chromosome 3, mGloMel1.2, whole genome shotgun sequence, one region contains:
- the CKMT2 gene encoding creatine kinase S-type, mitochondrial isoform X1 — translation MASTFSKLLTGRNASLLFATLGTSALTTGYLLKRQNVCAEAREQHRLFPPSADYPDLRKHNNCMAECLTPAIYAKLRNKVTPNGYTLDQCIQTGVDNPGHPFIKTVGMVAGDEESYEVFADLFDPVIKLRHNGYDPRVMKHPTDLDESKITHGQLDERYVLSSRVRTGRSIRGLSLPPACTRAERREVENVAVMALKGLKGDLAGRYYRLSEMTEKDQQRLIDDHFLFDKPVSPLLTCAGMARDWPDARGIWHNNDKTFLIWINEEDHTRVISMEKGGNMKRVFERFCRGLKEVERLIQERGWEFMWNERLGYILTCPSNLGTGLRAGVHVRIPKLSKDPRFSKILENLRLQKRGTGGVDTEAVADVYDISNIDRIGRSEVELVQIVIDGVNYLVDCEKKLEKGQDIKVPPPLPQFTKK, via the exons ATGGCCAGTACCTTCTCGAAGTTGCTAACTGGCCGCAATGCCTCTCTGTTATTTGCTACCTTGGGCACCAGTGCCCTGACTACTGGGTACCTGCTGAAACGGCAGAATGTGTGTGCTGAGGCCCGGGAACAACACAGGCTATTCCCTCCTAG TGCAGACTACCCTGATCTGCGCAAACACAACAACTGCATGGCCGAGTGCCTCACGCCGGCCATCTACGCCAAGCTCCGCAACAAGGTGACGCCCAATGGCTACACCCTGGACCAGTGTATCCAGACTGGAGTGGATAACCCCGGCCACCCCTTCATAAAGACCGTGGGCATGGTGGCTGGTGACGAGGAGTCCTATGAG GTGTTTGCCGACCTTTTTGACCCTGTCATCAAGCTGAGGCACAATGGCTATGACCCCAGGGTGATGAAGCACCCCACGGATCTGGACGAATCCAAG ATCACACATGGGCAGTTGGACGAGCGCTACGTGCTGTCATCTCGGGTGCGCACGGGCCGCAGCATCCGCGGGCTGAGCCTGCCGCCCGCCTGCACCCGGGCCGAGCGGAGGGAGGTGGAGAACGTGGCCGTCATGGCCCTGAAGGGCCTCAAGGGGGACCTGGCCGGCCGCTACTACCGGCTGTCCGAGATGACGGAGAAGGACCAGCAGCGGCTCATCGAT GACCACTTTCTATTTGATAAGCCAGTATCCCCTTTACTAACTTGTGCTGGGATGGCCCGTGACTGGCCAGATGCCAGGGGAATCTG GCATAATAATGACAAGACATTTCTCATCTGGATTAATGAGGAAGACCACACCAGGGTAATCTCTATGGAGAAAGGAGGCAATATGAAAAGAGTATTTGAGCGATTCTGTCGTGGACTAAAAGAG GTAGAACGCCTAATCCAAGAACGAGGCTGGGAGTTCATGTGGAACGAGCGCCTGGGATACATTCTGACCTGCCCTTCGAACCTCGGCACAGGATTACGGGCTGGTGTCCACGTTAGGATCCCAAAGCTCAGCAAG GATCCGCGATTTTCTAAGATCCTGGAGAACCTGAGACTCCAGAAGCGTGGCACAGGTGGTGTGGACACGGAAGCAGTGGCGGATGTGTATGACATTTCCAACATAGATCGAATTGGCCGATCAGAG GTTGAGCTTGTTCAGATAGTCATCGATGGAGTCAATTACCTGGTGGATTGTGAAAAGAAGTTGGAGAAAGGCCAAGATATTAAGGTGCCACCTCCTCTACCTCAGTTTACCAAGAAGTGA
- the CKMT2 gene encoding creatine kinase S-type, mitochondrial isoform X2 produces the protein MAECLTPAIYAKLRNKVTPNGYTLDQCIQTGVDNPGHPFIKTVGMVAGDEESYEVFADLFDPVIKLRHNGYDPRVMKHPTDLDESKITHGQLDERYVLSSRVRTGRSIRGLSLPPACTRAERREVENVAVMALKGLKGDLAGRYYRLSEMTEKDQQRLIDDHFLFDKPVSPLLTCAGMARDWPDARGIWHNNDKTFLIWINEEDHTRVISMEKGGNMKRVFERFCRGLKEVERLIQERGWEFMWNERLGYILTCPSNLGTGLRAGVHVRIPKLSKDPRFSKILENLRLQKRGTGGVDTEAVADVYDISNIDRIGRSEVELVQIVIDGVNYLVDCEKKLEKGQDIKVPPPLPQFTKK, from the exons ATGGCCGAGTGCCTCACGCCGGCCATCTACGCCAAGCTCCGCAACAAGGTGACGCCCAATGGCTACACCCTGGACCAGTGTATCCAGACTGGAGTGGATAACCCCGGCCACCCCTTCATAAAGACCGTGGGCATGGTGGCTGGTGACGAGGAGTCCTATGAG GTGTTTGCCGACCTTTTTGACCCTGTCATCAAGCTGAGGCACAATGGCTATGACCCCAGGGTGATGAAGCACCCCACGGATCTGGACGAATCCAAG ATCACACATGGGCAGTTGGACGAGCGCTACGTGCTGTCATCTCGGGTGCGCACGGGCCGCAGCATCCGCGGGCTGAGCCTGCCGCCCGCCTGCACCCGGGCCGAGCGGAGGGAGGTGGAGAACGTGGCCGTCATGGCCCTGAAGGGCCTCAAGGGGGACCTGGCCGGCCGCTACTACCGGCTGTCCGAGATGACGGAGAAGGACCAGCAGCGGCTCATCGAT GACCACTTTCTATTTGATAAGCCAGTATCCCCTTTACTAACTTGTGCTGGGATGGCCCGTGACTGGCCAGATGCCAGGGGAATCTG GCATAATAATGACAAGACATTTCTCATCTGGATTAATGAGGAAGACCACACCAGGGTAATCTCTATGGAGAAAGGAGGCAATATGAAAAGAGTATTTGAGCGATTCTGTCGTGGACTAAAAGAG GTAGAACGCCTAATCCAAGAACGAGGCTGGGAGTTCATGTGGAACGAGCGCCTGGGATACATTCTGACCTGCCCTTCGAACCTCGGCACAGGATTACGGGCTGGTGTCCACGTTAGGATCCCAAAGCTCAGCAAG GATCCGCGATTTTCTAAGATCCTGGAGAACCTGAGACTCCAGAAGCGTGGCACAGGTGGTGTGGACACGGAAGCAGTGGCGGATGTGTATGACATTTCCAACATAGATCGAATTGGCCGATCAGAG GTTGAGCTTGTTCAGATAGTCATCGATGGAGTCAATTACCTGGTGGATTGTGAAAAGAAGTTGGAGAAAGGCCAAGATATTAAGGTGCCACCTCCTCTACCTCAGTTTACCAAGAAGTGA